The Planctellipticum variicoloris DNA window GCTGCACTCGCTACAGATACGCAACTCGCGAGCCGAATCGCCGACGAAACTTTGACAATTCTTCCGCGACTGCTCAATCCCCCGAAACCGACGGCAATTTCGCAGCGACGGGACGCCCCGCTCAGGCGTTCTTCCCGATCTCGCCAAAACGAAGCGCCCCCCCGCCGACAGCGGCCTGCACCGCGAGTCGGCTGTCGCCTGGCCGGTAGTGAAAGACCATCAGCTCGGCAGGGTCGCCCGGGCGGAGTCGGACGGTCGGGAATCCGAGCAATCGTGCCGGGTTTCGACTGGCCATATCGATGGCGTCTTTGAGCGAAACGCCCGCATAGTCGATCATCCGCGCGACGCAGACGTCCGTCTCAAAAGAGGAGCCCGCCAGCAGTTCCTGCTGACCGGCGACGACCAGTTTGCCGCTGGGGAGAATCTCGCTTCTTCCCAGCTTGCTCTCGTAGACGCCGGGGGGGCAGCCGGCCCAGCCGGCGGCGTCGCACGTGATGACGACTCGACGTGTCGTCTTGGCACGAACTATCGCCTTAACGAGGTTCGCCGGCAGGTGGTGACCGTCGGTGATCAGGCTGACCGTCAGTCGATCGTCGGCCAGTTGCTCCCAGAAGTGATTGCGGTGACGGTGGATCATGGCCGCGCAGCCATTGCCCAGGTGCGTCCCCAGCGTGGCCCCGGCGTCGATCCCCGCCCGGATCTGCTCCGGCGTGGCCGCGGTGTGACCCAGCGAGATGACGACGCCCGCCGCCACGGCCTTCCGGATGAACTCGATCGCGCCCGGGATCTCCGGCGCCAGGGTGACGAGGCGGATGAGTCCCCCTGCCGCCGCCTGCAGGCGTTCGAACTCGTCCCAGTTGGCGGCTCGCACGTGTTCGAGCGGATGAGCGCCGCGGGCGCCGTCGTCCGGTGAGATATAGGGACCTTCCAGATGGCAACCCGGCACCATCTGCGCCGCCCAGTCCGACTGCTCGCAGGCCGTGCGGATGGCGTGGAAGCCCGCCTCCAGCGCGGCCTGCGAGTTGGTGATCAGCGTCGGGCAGAGGCGGGTCACGCCGAACCGGTAGTAGGGTTGCAGCGTCTTGAGCACCATCTCCGGCGTGAGAGTATCGTCGCTGAACCAGACTCCGCCATAGCCGTTGATCTGCAGGTCGAACAGGGCCGGGGCGACCCACGGCCAGTCGGCGACGGCGCCCGTCGGCCAGGCGGGTTGAATGTCGGCGATCCGATCGCCCCGGGTGGTGATCCGCACCGGCTCGCCGGTGTCATAGCGGCGTCCTTCGATCGTCAACATGCGTTTTCGGGCTCCGAGCAGGAGGTTTCGGGAATCATTTCGATGACTTGCCGGTGGCGGTCGTCAGGTCGGGAGTCCGGGTGTGCCAGTCCGTGACCTGTTGATACTTCTGAGCCACGGCCAGCAGGCGATTTTCTGCGAAGGCTCGTGACGTGAACTGCAGCCCGGTTGGCAGACCGTCCTGGCCGAAGCCGTTCAGAACGGTAATCCCCGGCAGTCCCGCGGCATTCGCAGCCGCTCCGATGGAGCTGTTGACGTAGCCCCGCGACCACTCGGCGAACGGGCGGTCGTTCGGTCCTGCGACAGTCGTCAAGGTGGGGCTGACGATGGCGTCAAAGGGGGCGATCCAGGCATCCAGTTCCCGCTGCAGCTTCCGGCGAATTCGCAGAGCGTTGATGTAGTCCTTCGCGGGTATCGTCAGTCCGGAGTGGCCGCCCCAGCGGTCTTCGGGGGCCGTGAGTTCCCAGACTTGTCCCTCGGCGATGAAGTCCTCAAAGGCGGCCGCCATTTCGCACGAGATGATCGTGCCGGCGACCGCGCTGTAGGGAAAGTCGGGCAGCGTGATTTCTTCAAACGTCGCAAACGGCTTCAGCACTTCGAGAGACTTCTCGTAATTGGCCCGCACCTCCGGCTGGACCTTGTCCGCCGCCTCTTTGAGCGTGGCCAGGCGGAAACGGGGTTCGCCGCCGACTGGTGCATGGCGGAACTCCAGCGGGACGGCGGTGTCGTCGTCGAAATCGGCGCCGGCGATCGCGGCCAGGACCAGGCTGCAGTCTTCGGCGGTCCGGGCCAGCGGGCCGAGCTTGTCCATCGACCAGCTCAGGGCCATTGCTCCGTGCCGGCTGACCCGGCCGTAGGTTGGTCGGAGTCCGGAGATGCCGTTGTAGCCGGCGGGAGTCATGATGCTCCCCCAGGTTTCGGAGCCGATGGCGAAAGGGGTGAGCCCGGCGGCGACGGCGGTTCCCGGTCCCGACGAGGATCCGCCGGCCCAGCGGTCGCGATTCCAGGCGTTGCCGGTGATGCCGCTGAAGGTGCAGTCCGCCTGGCGGTAGCCGAAGCCGCCGGCCAGTTCGACCATCGCCAGCTTCGCGACCAGAATTGCTCCGGCTTCGCTCAGCTTGCGAATGACGGTGGCATCCGCATCCGGCGTCCGGTCCCGCAGCGGCCCCGCGCCCCACGACGTCGGAACTCCCGCGGTATTGAGCAGGTCCTTGGCCCCGTAGGGAATCCCGTGCAATGGTCCGCGATCCAGCCCCCTCTTCCGCTCGGCATCGGCCCGCCGGGCGTCCTCGCGGGCGCGATCCGCCGTGATGGTCACGACGGCACAATAATCCCGGCCGATGGTCTCCAGCCTCTGCAGGAAGAAGTCGGTCAGCTCCAGCGCGGTGAATTCGCCGGCGCGCCAGCGTCGCCCCAGTTCGGGGAGCGTGGCGAACGCGAGACGAGGTTCAACGGGCATGGTTGGAGCCGAGAGAGCGAGGAAGAAGTTTTACCGCGGAGACGCGGAGGACGCAGACAAGGCGAATACCGAGAAGAGCCCGGAAAGTGAAAAGTGAGTAGTGATGAGTGAGTAGTGCAAAATGAAAGAGTACCCGCCCGGCTGATAGATCATGTTCTCCGTCACTTGACACTCATCACTACTCAATACTCACTTTTCACTTTCCGGAGTCTTCTCCCGGTTTTCTCCGCGTCCTCCGCGTCTCCGCGGTGAATCCTTCTTTTTCTTCCAACGAACGGTTTCTAAGAAAACAGCCCGGGGTTGTGTGTCCCCGGGCTGCGTCGAAATCGGAGATCAGGCTTCAGGCAGCTACGAGAACAGGCGGGTGATGGCCTTGGCCTTCACCAGTTCGCGCGGCTGCTTCAGGTGGTTGTAAACAATCGTCTCCGGGTCGATCCCGAAAGCGTGGTAGATCGTCGCCAGCAGCTCGGTCGGGTGGACCGGATCTTCCAGCGGGGCCGAGGCGGTCTTGTCCGACTTGCCGTGGACGTTCCCCCGCTTGATCCCCGCACCCGCGACGACCGACGTGAAGCAGTAGGGCCAGTGGTCGCGGCCGTCCGCGCTGTTGCCGTTGCCGGAGGTGCTGACCCCCTTCTGCGGGCTCCGGCCGAATTCGCCCACGCAGACCACCAGCGTCTCTTCGAGCAGGCCCCGTTCGTCGAGATCCGCAATGAACGTCGCCAGACCCCGGTCGAGCATCGGACCCGACTGATTCTTCATCCGCTCGTTGAGGCCGACGTGATGGTCCCACGAGTGGTTGTCCGAGTTGGCCACCTTCGGCCAGATGACTTCCACCACCCGCGTTCCGGCTTCGACCAGCCGGCGGGCCAGCATCAGGCTCTGACCGAACGTGTTCCGACCGTAACGGTCGCGGACGTCGCGCGGCTCCTGATCGAGCGAGAAGGCCTCGCGGGCCCGACCCGACACGACCAGATTCAGCGCCCGGTCGTAATACTCGTCCAGACGATACTCGGCGACGGCCTTATCGATCTCCGGCATCGACAGGTCGATCGAGTCCCGCAGCTTGGCCCGGCGTTCCAGACGGGCGGCAAACACGTCGGCCCGCAGTTGCAGGTCGTCGACGCGGATGCGGCTCATCTTTTCCATATCCATGTCGTCACCTTCCGGGTAGAGCGTGTACGGGTCGTACTCGCGTCCCAGGAAGCCGGCGGTGCCCCCCTTGCCGACGACATTGCTCTCCTGCAGCGGGCGGGGGAGCATCACGAACGGCAGCATCGGCTCCGTCGGCGGCTTCAGCCGGATGATGTTGGAGCCGAAGTGCGGGAAGTCCTTCGGGCTCGGCGGTTCGAGCTGCCCCGACGGGCTGACCTTGTCGGTCGTGTAGCCGGTCTGCATCTGGTAGATGGCGGCGGTGTGGTTGAACAGCCCGTTGGGGGTGTAACCCATCGAGCGGATCATCGTGAACTTATCGTTGACCTGGGCCAGCAGCGGCAGGTTCTCGGTGAACTGCACGCCGGGGAGCTTGGTGGAGATGTTCCCGAAGACGCTCTTCACCTTGTCGGGAACGTTTTCCTTGGGATCCCACAGATCCAGGTGGCTGGGGCCGCCCTGCAGGTAGACCATGACCACGCTCTTGGCCTTGCCCCAGCCCGGTCCGCCGTGGACGGTGTTCGCCGAGGCGGACTGCAGCTTGAGCATGCTTCCCAGCGAGAGTCCGAGCATCCCGGAGCCGCCCGCGCGGAGCACGGCCCGACGGGTCACGCCCAGGTTCCGGTCGCAGAGATCTTTGCCAGGTTGGCCGGGGATGATCAGCATCGAGAAGCTCCTCAACGTCTATCAATGAGCGGAAAGCACTTGGTTGTGTGATCTGCAGTCGTCGCTGGACTCCGCCGAGCCCGGTTCAATTGGAATTCGAGTCAGCCGTGATCGTAGGCAATTGTTCGAGGAAAACCCATCAGAATCTGTCGAAACTCTCTTTTGGGGTGGCACTGGCGGCCTTCAGCCGCCAGTGTCTTCAACTTGGGAGCTGAAGCACGGCTGGCCTGCCTGCGTCTCACACCCATTCTTTGATCAGTTTGCCCTCGTTGAGCAGCACAGGCCGTCCGTCCGGGGCCTGCACGTGCAGGTCGGGCGGCAGGCCGAGTTTGTGGTAAATCGTCGCCACGATGTCGTCCGAACTGTATTCGTTGCGGATGACCTTGCCCCCCTCGGCGTCGGTGGCCCCGAGGACCGCTCCACCGGGGATGCCCGCGCCCGCCATCACGGCGAAACCGGCACTCCCCCAGTGATCGCGACCGCTGGCGGAATTGACGGTCGGCGTCCGGCCGAAGTCGGTCAGCCAGACAACCAGGGTCGAATCGAGCAGCCCCCGCTGTTCCAGATCCATTACGAGCTGCGGCAGAGCCTGGTCGACCGGCGGAATCCGGCCATCCTTGAGGGCCTTAAAGTTATTCTGGTGCGTGTCCCAGCCCCCGTCGGTCAGGGTCACGAACCGGACGCCCGATTCGATCAGGCGACGTGCCAGCAGGCAGCTCTGGCCGAAGCGGTGCCGCCCGTAGGCGTCGCGGAGCCGGGGATCTTCCAGTTCGAGCTGGAAGGCCCGCTTCGTTTCCGACGCGGTAATCATGTCAAACGCGGTCTTGTAGTTCTCGTCGAGCGCGTCGAACTGCTTGGGCTGCACGCTCGACTGCTTCTGGAGCTGCTCGACCATCGACAACACATTGCGACGGCGCTGCACCCGCTCGCCCGCCATGCCGGCCGGGGGGGTAATGTCCCGGACGGTGAAGTTCGCGGCGTTCGGGTCGGCAGTCAGCGTAAACGGATTGAATTCGAGGCCCAGAATCCCTGACGATCCGCCGCCAAAGCGGTTGTCGAGCGACGTTCCAAGCTGCAGATACGGGGGCATGACCGTCTTGAAGCCCTTCTGGTGGCTGACGACGGAGCCCATGGTCGGGTAGTGAATGCCGGGGTTGAACCGTCGGCCGCTCAGCACGTGCTGGTCGGCGACGCCGTGGCTGGCGTTCCCCGGATTCCAGCCGCGGAGAACGCCGAACCGGTTCAGCTCGCGGGCGAAGCGGGGGAGAATTTCGGCGAACTGCACGCCGGGGACGGCGGTATCGATGACGCCGAACTCCCCCTTCACGCTGACAGGAGCTTCCGGCTTGGGATCGAACGTGTCGTGGTGGCTCGTCCCGCCCTGGGTCCAGATCACGATGCAGTTCACATCGCCGGCACGATTACCGGTGGCGGCCTGAACCGCCCGCTGGGCCAGCATCGAGGGGAGCGACACACCCAGACCGGCGAGGGCGCCCACCTGGAGGAAACTGCGGCGAGAAACGCCGTCACAGGTCCGCGTGGCTTTGGAAGCGATGGTCAACATGGCAGGGCTCCGGGGCAGGGAGGAGCGGGCGAGGCAATCCGGACGGCGGGACAAGCAGGCGGTCGACATGCAGGTCGGGACGGTGGTCCACAGACCGCCACCCCACACTCATCAAAATACCTTTACATGTCGGTTCAAGCAATAGGCTGTATCGAGCCCGAATTTCGAGGTGTGTCTGTGCGTTCACGTTTCGGGGAGGTGGAAAGGCTCGGAGAGAACCACGAATGACACGAATCTCCACGAATCCGAAAGACGAAAAAGACGAAGGAGAGGGCCTGAGCCGCTGAAGACACGGAACAGCGAAGAGCAGACGGAACTATCAGGAGACCGGGGCACTACGAGGGCGCTCCTGCCTCGGCCTCCCGTCATCTTCCTGACATTCGTGCTTATTCGTGTCATTCGTGGTCAAACTCTTCTCAAGCCTGGCAGGGCAACCGGCACGACCGGTCCAGTTCCCGGCAGCGGCAGATTTTGCCGAACCGGGTGGCGGTTCGAGGAAGGGGATGGCGTCCGTCTGACCGATCCGTAATAATTGATGTGTTCGGCCCACCTGACTTTCCCGCCTGCGACTGTTCCCTCCCACGGAGGCCCCGCCATGCTTCGCACCCTCTTCTCTGTCTTCGGTTGTCTCGTGCTCGCACCGGGACTGGGATTCGCGGACGATGCCCTGGCCGTCACACCGCCGGAAGTTCGACTGACCGGCAACTTCGCGGAAATCCAACTTCTCGTGAACCCGCCGGTCGGGGACCTGGCCTCGGGACACGTCGAAGACTGGACGCCCCGCGCGCAGTTCCGCTCCGCCAATGACGCCATCGCGATTGTGACTCCCGGCGGGCGCGTCATGCCGAAGGCGGTCGGCGCGACGGAAGTCACCGTCCAGGTCGAGGGGGCGACTCGGACGATTCCGGTTGTTGTCAGCGGAATCTCCGCCGAGCCGGACGTGGA harbors:
- a CDS encoding N-acetylglucosamine-6-phosphate deacetylase: MLTIEGRRYDTGEPVRITTRGDRIADIQPAWPTGAVADWPWVAPALFDLQINGYGGVWFSDDTLTPEMVLKTLQPYYRFGVTRLCPTLITNSQAALEAGFHAIRTACEQSDWAAQMVPGCHLEGPYISPDDGARGAHPLEHVRAANWDEFERLQAAAGGLIRLVTLAPEIPGAIEFIRKAVAAGVVISLGHTAATPEQIRAGIDAGATLGTHLGNGCAAMIHRHRNHFWEQLADDRLTVSLITDGHHLPANLVKAIVRAKTTRRVVITCDAAGWAGCPPGVYESKLGRSEILPSGKLVVAGQQELLAGSSFETDVCVARMIDYAGVSLKDAIDMASRNPARLLGFPTVRLRPGDPAELMVFHYRPGDSRLAVQAAVGGGALRFGEIGKNA
- a CDS encoding amidase, which codes for MPVEPRLAFATLPELGRRWRAGEFTALELTDFFLQRLETIGRDYCAVVTITADRAREDARRADAERKRGLDRGPLHGIPYGAKDLLNTAGVPTSWGAGPLRDRTPDADATVIRKLSEAGAILVAKLAMVELAGGFGYRQADCTFSGITGNAWNRDRWAGGSSSGPGTAVAAGLTPFAIGSETWGSIMTPAGYNGISGLRPTYGRVSRHGAMALSWSMDKLGPLARTAEDCSLVLAAIAGADFDDDTAVPLEFRHAPVGGEPRFRLATLKEAADKVQPEVRANYEKSLEVLKPFATFEEITLPDFPYSAVAGTIISCEMAAAFEDFIAEGQVWELTAPEDRWGGHSGLTIPAKDYINALRIRRKLQRELDAWIAPFDAIVSPTLTTVAGPNDRPFAEWSRGYVNSSIGAAANAAGLPGITVLNGFGQDGLPTGLQFTSRAFAENRLLAVAQKYQQVTDWHTRTPDLTTATGKSSK
- a CDS encoding DUF1501 domain-containing protein codes for the protein MLIIPGQPGKDLCDRNLGVTRRAVLRAGGSGMLGLSLGSMLKLQSASANTVHGGPGWGKAKSVVMVYLQGGPSHLDLWDPKENVPDKVKSVFGNISTKLPGVQFTENLPLLAQVNDKFTMIRSMGYTPNGLFNHTAAIYQMQTGYTTDKVSPSGQLEPPSPKDFPHFGSNIIRLKPPTEPMLPFVMLPRPLQESNVVGKGGTAGFLGREYDPYTLYPEGDDMDMEKMSRIRVDDLQLRADVFAARLERRAKLRDSIDLSMPEIDKAVAEYRLDEYYDRALNLVVSGRAREAFSLDQEPRDVRDRYGRNTFGQSLMLARRLVEAGTRVVEVIWPKVANSDNHSWDHHVGLNERMKNQSGPMLDRGLATFIADLDERGLLEETLVVCVGEFGRSPQKGVSTSGNGNSADGRDHWPYCFTSVVAGAGIKRGNVHGKSDKTASAPLEDPVHPTELLATIYHAFGIDPETIVYNHLKQPRELVKAKAITRLFS
- a CDS encoding DUF1501 domain-containing protein — its product is MLTIASKATRTCDGVSRRSFLQVGALAGLGVSLPSMLAQRAVQAATGNRAGDVNCIVIWTQGGTSHHDTFDPKPEAPVSVKGEFGVIDTAVPGVQFAEILPRFARELNRFGVLRGWNPGNASHGVADQHVLSGRRFNPGIHYPTMGSVVSHQKGFKTVMPPYLQLGTSLDNRFGGGSSGILGLEFNPFTLTADPNAANFTVRDITPPAGMAGERVQRRRNVLSMVEQLQKQSSVQPKQFDALDENYKTAFDMITASETKRAFQLELEDPRLRDAYGRHRFGQSCLLARRLIESGVRFVTLTDGGWDTHQNNFKALKDGRIPPVDQALPQLVMDLEQRGLLDSTLVVWLTDFGRTPTVNSASGRDHWGSAGFAVMAGAGIPGGAVLGATDAEGGKVIRNEYSSDDIVATIYHKLGLPPDLHVQAPDGRPVLLNEGKLIKEWV